The Lacipirellula parvula genome window below encodes:
- a CDS encoding CPBP family intramembrane glutamic endopeptidase has protein sequence MGYAVIAAVALSLGTLFQLFQRHIAGEPLIPAELRRIVPWNAVAPLVLLAPLLIALATSALSGGSDSLPGEPETTLTGGATAAALTGAGLPAGGQSIAAAVAASATSEAFYGIDSGTMIAAMWGQAAMTLTLAAACFALLVLAFRANRTDLGLPADATQFVADVQLGARMWAASLVPIYAIMVALNFALEPTDQHPIIERLMKDHSIGVMLAAAFTAVVAAPLYEELAFRLVLQGWLERADILLGSPEAVEPPASTVTADEAVASESAAAAATLPTLSLSERVLPYIPLPTQWLPIAVTATLFGLAHWGHGVSPAPLILLGAILGYAYQRTHRIVPCITCHVLFNGFTFVLLALEFAGKN, from the coding sequence ATGGGCTACGCCGTAATCGCAGCGGTCGCGCTCAGTCTGGGAACGCTCTTCCAACTGTTCCAACGCCATATCGCCGGCGAGCCGCTGATCCCCGCCGAGCTCCGCCGCATCGTGCCGTGGAACGCCGTGGCGCCCCTCGTGCTGCTCGCTCCGCTGCTGATCGCCCTCGCCACAAGCGCGCTCTCCGGCGGCAGCGACTCGCTACCAGGCGAACCTGAAACCACGCTCACCGGTGGAGCGACCGCGGCCGCGCTCACCGGCGCCGGCCTCCCTGCCGGCGGCCAATCGATCGCCGCCGCCGTCGCCGCGTCCGCCACGAGCGAAGCGTTCTACGGCATCGACTCCGGCACGATGATCGCCGCAATGTGGGGCCAAGCGGCGATGACGCTCACCCTGGCGGCTGCGTGCTTCGCGCTACTCGTCCTCGCATTCCGCGCGAACCGCACCGACCTCGGCCTGCCCGCTGACGCCACGCAGTTCGTCGCCGACGTGCAGCTCGGCGCCCGCATGTGGGCCGCCTCGCTCGTGCCGATTTACGCGATCATGGTGGCGCTCAACTTCGCGCTAGAGCCGACCGACCAGCACCCGATCATCGAGCGGCTGATGAAGGACCACTCGATCGGCGTGATGCTCGCCGCAGCCTTTACGGCGGTCGTGGCGGCGCCACTCTACGAAGAGCTAGCGTTTCGACTCGTGCTACAAGGCTGGCTCGAACGCGCCGACATTCTGCTCGGCTCGCCCGAGGCGGTCGAACCGCCGGCCTCCACAGTGACAGCGGACGAAGCAGTGGCATCCGAATCGGCAGCGGCCGCGGCAACACTCCCGACTCTTTCTCTTTCGGAGCGCGTGCTGCCGTACATTCCGCTACCGACACAGTGGCTGCCGATCGCCGTGACCGCAACGCTCTTCGGGCTGGCCCATTGGGGCCACGGCGTTTCCCCCGCCCCGCTGATTCTGCTGGGGGCGATCCTCGGCTACGCCTACCAGCGGACCCACCGCATCGTCCCCTGCATCACCTGCCACGTCCTGTTCAACGGGTTTACGTTCGTCCTCCTCGCCCTCGAGTTTGCCGGAAAAAACTAA
- a CDS encoding nucleoside deaminase produces the protein MDPFLQAAIDEAKQGLSEGGIPIGSVLVIDGEIVGRGHNRRVQKGSAILHAEMDCLENAGRLAARDYQRAVLYSTLSPCDMCSGTALLYGIPRVVIGENRTFQGPEEYVRSRGVALEIVDDSTCVQLMRDFIAARPELWNEDIGV, from the coding sequence ATGGATCCGTTTCTGCAAGCCGCGATCGACGAAGCGAAGCAAGGCCTCTCCGAGGGAGGCATCCCGATCGGGTCGGTGTTGGTGATCGACGGCGAGATCGTCGGCCGCGGCCACAATCGCCGCGTGCAGAAAGGAAGCGCTATTCTCCACGCCGAGATGGACTGCCTGGAAAACGCCGGCCGGCTCGCCGCGCGGGACTACCAACGGGCCGTGTTATACTCGACGCTGTCGCCGTGCGACATGTGCAGCGGTACGGCGCTGCTGTACGGCATTCCGCGGGTGGTGATCGGCGAGAACCGCACCTTCCAGGGGCCCGAAGAGTACGTGCGGTCGCGCGGCGTGGCGCTGGAGATTGTCGACGACTCGACATGCGTACAATTGATGCGAGACTTCATCGCCGCCAGGCCGGAACTTTGGAACGAAGACATCGGCGTGTAG
- a CDS encoding phospholipid scramblase-related protein has translation MAWDTADQLIVKEHLGLFKAASNYDIYDLDSGEMVLECREPHLSWLTQALRFTDYRRMTPFDIHVTDMQGNLVVRVVRGISLFLSKVKVYDGEGALLGGFEQKLFSIGGAFNVHDEHGRTVCQLAGKWTGWEFKFTANGVELARVSKKWAGIHKEMFTTADSYALDVANNIPPESAIRKLILAAVLCIDMVLKE, from the coding sequence ATGGCTTGGGATACTGCAGATCAACTGATCGTCAAAGAACACCTCGGCCTGTTCAAAGCGGCCAGCAACTACGACATCTACGACCTCGACTCGGGCGAGATGGTGCTCGAGTGCCGTGAGCCGCACCTCAGTTGGCTGACGCAGGCCCTTCGCTTCACCGATTACCGCCGGATGACGCCGTTCGATATCCACGTCACCGACATGCAGGGCAACCTGGTCGTGCGGGTCGTCCGCGGCATCTCGCTCTTCCTTTCGAAGGTGAAGGTCTACGACGGCGAGGGCGCGCTGCTAGGCGGATTCGAGCAGAAGCTCTTTTCCATCGGCGGCGCCTTCAACGTGCACGACGAGCACGGACGGACGGTGTGCCAACTCGCCGGCAAGTGGACCGGCTGGGAGTTTAAGTTCACCGCGAACGGCGTCGAGCTGGCCCGCGTCAGCAAGAAGTGGGCCGGCATCCACAAAGAGATGTTCACGACGGCTGACAGCTACGCGCTCGACGTGGCGAACAACATTCCTCCCGAATCGGCGATCCGCAAGCTAATCCTCGCGGCCGTGCTGTGCATCGACATGGTGCTGAAGGAGTGA
- the pgsA gene encoding CDP-diacylglycerol--glycerol-3-phosphate 3-phosphatidyltransferase, with the protein MSDTALPAAKARVLNVPNMVTISRLILAVVLFALMSFSQYTAALVTFIVAASTDWVDGYWARKYGQVTQLGRILDPFADKMIICGTFIYLSAAPQLVDGSPASSVTAWMATVILARELAVTALRSFIETNGGDFSAKWAGKWKMVFQCIAAGFSIGQLQWFDAASRSFAADLPGWVPSTLHVTLWIALILTIYSGLEYIWVSVKVLKRMDG; encoded by the coding sequence ATGTCGGACACCGCCCTTCCCGCCGCGAAGGCTCGCGTGCTGAACGTCCCCAACATGGTGACGATCTCGCGCCTGATTCTTGCGGTGGTGCTGTTCGCGTTGATGAGCTTCAGCCAGTACACCGCGGCGCTGGTGACGTTCATCGTCGCCGCGAGCACCGATTGGGTCGATGGCTACTGGGCCCGTAAGTACGGCCAAGTGACGCAGCTCGGCCGGATCCTCGATCCGTTCGCCGACAAGATGATCATCTGCGGCACGTTCATTTACCTCTCCGCGGCGCCGCAACTCGTCGACGGCTCGCCCGCATCGAGCGTTACCGCCTGGATGGCGACGGTAATCCTCGCCCGCGAACTCGCCGTCACCGCACTCCGCAGCTTCATCGAAACCAACGGCGGCGACTTCTCCGCCAAGTGGGCCGGCAAGTGGAAGATGGTGTTCCAGTGCATCGCCGCCGGCTTCAGCATCGGTCAGCTGCAGTGGTTCGACGCCGCCTCGCGCAGCTTCGCCGCCGACCTGCCCGGTTGGGTGCCGTCGACACTGCACGTCACGCTCTGGATTGCCTTGATCCTGACAATCTACTCCGGCCTAGAGTACATTTGGGTCTCGGTGAAGGTCCTCAAGCGGATGGATGGCTGA
- the rimO gene encoding 30S ribosomal protein S12 methylthiotransferase RimO has product MSSQLPILPSTPPAPAAPAGADPSFVKGKYCFISLGCPKNLVDSERMLGLLQLDGYKLVNTPEEADFAVVNTCGFIEAARAESFGAIDEMLALKRRGDLRGVIVSGCLAERQQEALLVERPDIDHLVGVFGREHVTKVADRLLGGLEEQRNIFQPAPTHPLPDTARLRITPKHFAFLKISEGCDRLCTFCAIPKMRGKHATKPIEEVVAEARELAADGVRELVIVAQDTTYYGKDLYGEPRLVELLRELEKVEGLDWVRLMYLYPMYFTDELIDVIAGSQRIVPYLDMPLQHINDTMLRRMQRRVKRAETEELLGKLRSKIPNLVMRTTFITGFPGETDEQFNELVDFVAEQKFERAGVFTYSLEPDTPAAKLPDHVPTEVMDERREILMAVQQEIAFEWNERQQGRELDVLIDSAVPGERDVWIGRSYADAPDVDGIVYVTGKGLATGKIAPCEIVASKEYDLVGALSGKPR; this is encoded by the coding sequence ATGTCGTCTCAGTTGCCTATCCTTCCGAGCACTCCCCCTGCCCCGGCAGCGCCCGCCGGAGCCGATCCTTCGTTCGTCAAGGGGAAGTACTGCTTCATCAGCCTCGGCTGTCCCAAGAACTTGGTCGACAGCGAGCGGATGCTCGGCCTGCTCCAGCTCGACGGCTACAAGCTCGTGAACACCCCCGAGGAAGCCGACTTCGCGGTGGTCAACACCTGCGGCTTCATCGAGGCGGCCCGCGCTGAATCGTTCGGCGCCATCGACGAAATGCTCGCCCTGAAGCGCCGTGGCGACTTGCGCGGCGTCATCGTTTCGGGCTGCCTCGCCGAACGCCAGCAAGAGGCGCTGCTCGTCGAGCGTCCCGACATCGACCACCTCGTCGGCGTCTTCGGCCGCGAGCACGTCACTAAGGTCGCCGACCGGTTGCTCGGCGGTTTGGAAGAACAGCGCAACATCTTCCAACCAGCGCCGACGCACCCGCTCCCCGACACGGCCCGCCTGCGCATCACGCCGAAGCACTTCGCCTTCCTGAAGATCTCCGAAGGCTGCGACCGCCTTTGCACCTTCTGCGCGATCCCGAAGATGCGCGGCAAGCATGCGACGAAGCCGATCGAAGAGGTCGTCGCCGAAGCCCGCGAACTCGCCGCCGACGGCGTTCGCGAACTGGTGATCGTCGCGCAAGACACCACTTACTACGGCAAAGATCTCTACGGCGAACCGCGCCTCGTCGAGCTGCTTCGCGAACTCGAAAAGGTCGAAGGCCTCGACTGGGTCCGGTTGATGTACCTCTACCCGATGTACTTCACCGACGAGCTGATCGACGTCATCGCCGGCAGCCAGCGGATCGTGCCGTACCTCGACATGCCGCTGCAGCACATCAACGACACGATGCTCCGCCGCATGCAGCGCCGCGTGAAGCGAGCCGAGACCGAAGAACTCCTCGGCAAGCTACGGTCGAAGATTCCGAACCTCGTGATGCGGACCACCTTCATCACCGGCTTCCCCGGCGAAACCGACGAGCAGTTCAACGAACTGGTCGACTTCGTCGCCGAGCAAAAGTTCGAACGGGCCGGCGTCTTCACCTATTCCTTGGAGCCCGACACCCCCGCGGCCAAGCTACCCGATCATGTCCCAACGGAAGTGATGGACGAACGCCGCGAGATCCTGATGGCCGTCCAGCAGGAGATCGCGTTCGAGTGGAACGAGCGTCAGCAAGGGCGAGAACTCGACGTGCTGATCGACTCGGCCGTGCCGGGCGAACGCGACGTTTGGATCGGCCGCTCGTACGCCGACGCCCCCGACGTCGACGGCATCGTCTACGTGACGGGCAAAGGGCTGGCGACCGGCAAGATCGCCCCATGTGAAATTGTGGCAAGCAAGGAGTATGATTTAGTAGGAGCACTGAGCGGCAAACCTCGCTAA
- the ispG gene encoding (E)-4-hydroxy-3-methylbut-2-enyl-diphosphate synthase codes for MQITRNPTRSVRIGTTAIGADHPVAVQSMTATHTQNIDATVEQVNALHAAGADVVRVAVDSTKDAAALAEIRKQTQANLSVDLQENYRLAELVAPHVDKIRYNPGHLYHHEREKPWQEKVRYLAKIAVDNDCAMRVGVNCGSVDPAVKDRYAHDDSISPMLDSAFEHCQVLDELGFSRYCVSLKDSDPQKVIEVNRRFAERRPDVPLHLGVTEAGLPPDGIIKTRIAFEQLLSRGIGDTIRVSLTVSNPRKPEEIEAGRKILADIAAGRVRSVVDFGLSTLNIISCPSCSRVENEAFIDLAEQVKEMTRYASEHAITIAVMGCRVNGPGETDDADLGLWCGPTVVNLKRRSESLGQFPYDAILPRLKAELDALISAGR; via the coding sequence GTGCAAATCACTCGCAATCCAACTCGTTCGGTCCGCATCGGCACGACCGCCATCGGCGCCGATCACCCCGTCGCGGTGCAAAGCATGACCGCGACGCACACGCAGAACATCGACGCGACGGTCGAGCAGGTGAACGCCCTGCACGCCGCCGGCGCCGACGTCGTGCGGGTGGCCGTCGACAGCACGAAGGACGCCGCCGCCCTCGCCGAGATCCGCAAGCAGACCCAGGCGAACCTCTCCGTCGACCTACAAGAAAACTATCGCCTCGCCGAACTCGTGGCGCCCCACGTCGACAAGATTCGCTACAACCCCGGCCATCTTTATCACCACGAACGCGAAAAGCCGTGGCAGGAGAAGGTCCGCTACCTGGCGAAGATCGCCGTCGACAACGACTGCGCGATGCGCGTCGGCGTCAACTGCGGCAGCGTCGATCCGGCGGTGAAAGATCGTTACGCCCACGACGATTCGATTTCGCCGATGCTCGACAGCGCGTTCGAGCATTGCCAAGTTCTCGACGAACTCGGCTTCTCGCGCTACTGCGTTTCGCTGAAGGACTCCGACCCGCAGAAGGTGATCGAGGTCAATCGCCGCTTCGCCGAACGGCGGCCCGATGTGCCGCTTCATCTCGGCGTCACCGAAGCGGGCCTCCCGCCAGACGGCATCATCAAAACGCGGATCGCCTTCGAACAACTCCTCAGCCGCGGCATTGGCGACACGATTCGCGTCTCGCTGACTGTTTCGAACCCGCGCAAACCGGAGGAGATCGAAGCGGGCCGCAAGATTCTCGCCGACATCGCCGCCGGCCGCGTCCGCTCGGTGGTCGACTTCGGCCTGAGCACGCTGAATATCATCAGCTGCCCCAGCTGCTCGCGCGTCGAGAACGAGGCGTTCATCGACCTCGCCGAGCAGGTGAAAGAAATGACCCGCTATGCTAGCGAGCATGCGATCACGATCGCCGTGATGGGCTGCCGCGTGAACGGCCCCGGTGAAACCGACGACGCCGACCTCGGCCTCTGGTGCGGTCCGACCGTGGTGAACCTCAAACGCCGCAGCGAATCGCTCGGCCAGTTCCCCTACGACGCCATCTTGCCCCGCTTGAAGGCGGAACTCGACGCGTTAATCTCCGCCGGCAGGTAG
- a CDS encoding type II secretion system F family protein, which yields MFLSPRIRLKPLATLCRRLAFATSAGIEDRKIWRDEAARSRGREQAALQEVADQLSRGVSISDALAMSDGYLPRMFKQIVAIGDTSGRLDHAYKRLAEHYEHAQTAKRSLMTALAWPMIQLFIALAVVGIVIWISGALQLQNLDGEPLDLFGLGISGSSGLMLYVGCIALAVAAVFLAIEAGRRGVLWTRQLQRWLLGVPALGEAIRTLALARFTWALQLILDTSMDLRKALPLALDASGNDYYRGLGPQVASNIQQGMSLHSALAETNAFPSDLLESIAIGEQTGMMSETMERLSKEYQRRSNTAISIIGQTIGYVVWAVVIVLIVILIFRAAGMYIGMINQAASPDFMK from the coding sequence ATGTTCCTCTCCCCCCGCATCCGCCTCAAACCGCTCGCCACGCTTTGCCGGCGATTGGCGTTCGCCACCAGCGCGGGGATCGAAGACCGCAAGATCTGGCGCGATGAAGCCGCCCGCAGCCGCGGACGCGAACAAGCGGCCCTGCAAGAAGTGGCTGACCAACTCTCCCGCGGCGTGTCGATTAGCGACGCCCTCGCGATGAGCGACGGTTATCTGCCGAGGATGTTCAAGCAGATCGTCGCCATCGGCGATACGAGCGGCCGGCTCGATCATGCTTACAAACGGTTGGCCGAGCATTACGAGCATGCTCAAACAGCGAAGCGGTCGCTGATGACGGCGCTGGCGTGGCCGATGATTCAGCTCTTCATCGCGCTGGCGGTCGTCGGGATCGTGATCTGGATCTCTGGAGCGTTGCAGCTGCAGAACCTCGACGGCGAGCCGCTCGACTTATTCGGGCTAGGAATCTCGGGCTCGTCAGGGCTCATGCTGTACGTCGGGTGCATCGCCCTCGCGGTGGCGGCCGTCTTTTTGGCGATCGAAGCCGGGCGGCGCGGTGTTCTTTGGACGCGGCAGTTGCAGCGTTGGTTGCTCGGCGTTCCCGCGCTCGGCGAGGCGATCCGCACGCTCGCGCTGGCGCGGTTCACCTGGGCGTTGCAGCTGATTCTCGACACCTCAATGGACCTGCGCAAAGCACTGCCGCTCGCGCTCGACGCATCAGGCAATGACTACTACCGCGGGTTGGGTCCGCAGGTGGCGAGCAACATCCAACAAGGAATGTCGCTCCATTCAGCCCTCGCCGAGACAAACGCTTTCCCCAGCGACTTGCTGGAGTCGATCGCTATTGGCGAACAGACGGGGATGATGTCGGAAACGATGGAGCGGCTCTCAAAGGAGTACCAACGTCGTTCGAACACGGCGATCAGCATTATTGGCCAGACGATTGGGTACGTTGTCTGGGCGGTGGTGATCGTGTTGATCGTCATCCTCATCTTCCGCGCGGCGGGCATGTATATTGGGATGATTAATCAAGCGGCGAGTCCGGACTTCATGAAGTAG